In one Candidatus Schekmanbacteria bacterium genomic region, the following are encoded:
- the dnaJ gene encoding molecular chaperone DnaJ yields MASKKDYYEILGVKRNATESEIKKAYKKLARKYHPDVNPGDKSAEAKFKEISEAYSVLSDPEKRKKYDAFGHQAFGEGFDPFSSAGRGANSGFGGFDFASSFGGFSDIFSEIFGERTTSGRRRNTPVKGRDIQYSMEIGFEDAIRGLKTELQINKRKKCSTCGGTGTKPGSSPITCRRCGGSGKISIGRGFFNMSQTCTQCNGTGTYNPSVCTTCRGSGTVPTTERITVKIPAGVDNGSKVRVAGKGEPGTNGGPNGDLYIITKVRPHRFFERKGDNLHCIVPITVDEAALGAKITVPTIDGKAEMKIPPGTQSGQKFRLRGKGVPSLKSGVRGDQFVEVKIVVPKNLSEESKELLRNFSKLTNFDPRKNLM; encoded by the coding sequence ATGGCAAGCAAGAAAGATTATTATGAAATATTGGGTGTCAAAAGGAATGCAACGGAGAGTGAAATAAAAAAAGCTTACAAGAAGCTTGCCCGAAAATACCATCCTGATGTCAATCCCGGTGATAAATCTGCAGAAGCCAAATTCAAAGAAATTTCAGAGGCATATTCAGTGTTAAGTGATCCTGAAAAAAGAAAAAAGTATGATGCCTTTGGCCATCAGGCATTTGGTGAAGGGTTTGACCCATTTTCATCGGCAGGTAGAGGTGCAAATTCAGGTTTCGGAGGATTTGATTTTGCGTCATCTTTTGGGGGCTTTTCCGATATATTTTCTGAAATTTTTGGCGAAAGAACAACTTCCGGAAGAAGGCGAAATACACCAGTCAAAGGAAGAGATATTCAATATTCTATGGAAATAGGGTTTGAAGATGCAATCCGAGGATTGAAAACAGAGCTTCAGATAAATAAAAGAAAGAAATGTTCAACTTGCGGTGGCACAGGAACTAAGCCCGGGTCCTCACCTATAACTTGCCGAAGATGCGGCGGTAGCGGAAAAATAAGTATCGGCAGAGGTTTTTTCAATATGTCGCAAACTTGTACGCAATGCAATGGTACGGGAACTTATAATCCATCTGTGTGTACAACCTGTAGAGGGTCAGGCACAGTGCCTACAACTGAAAGAATTACAGTCAAGATTCCTGCAGGTGTAGATAACGGCTCGAAAGTAAGAGTTGCAGGAAAAGGAGAACCGGGAACCAATGGTGGTCCAAATGGTGATTTATATATAATAACCAAGGTAAGGCCTCATAGATTTTTTGAGAGAAAGGGAGATAATTTGCATTGTATTGTACCAATAACTGTAGATGAAGCCGCTTTAGGAGCGAAGATTACCGTTCCAACAATAGATGGTAAAGCTGAAATGAAGATTCCGCCTGGCACACAGTCAGGACAAAAATTTAGACTGCGAGGCAAAGGAGTACCAAGTCTTAAAAGCGGTGTAAGAGGAGACCAATTTGTTGAGGTTAAAATCGTTGTGCCAAAGAATTTGAGTGAGGAATCCAAAGAATTGCTCAGAAATTTTTCAAAATTGACAAACTTTGATCCAAGAAAAAATTTAATGTGA
- a CDS encoding Hsp20/alpha crystallin family protein, producing MAIVKWDPFKDMISIKDRMNRLFDEVFSRSHFYGDEDLTDGLWTPAVDIYETDDSVVLKAELPEVDEKDIEIKLEDNVLTIRGERKLENETKKENYYRMERAYGAFSRSFSIPSRVEQDKITATCKDGVLKVTMPKKKEAQHKKIPINVG from the coding sequence ATGGCTATTGTCAAATGGGATCCTTTCAAAGATATGATTTCAATAAAAGACAGAATGAATAGGTTGTTTGATGAGGTTTTTTCAAGATCACACTTCTATGGTGATGAGGATTTGACTGACGGGCTTTGGACACCGGCAGTAGACATTTATGAGACTGATGACAGTGTGGTCTTGAAAGCCGAGCTTCCTGAAGTAGATGAGAAAGACATCGAAATCAAACTTGAGGATAATGTCCTTACCATCAGGGGAGAAAGGAAACTTGAGAATGAAACCAAAAAAGAAAATTACTACAGAATGGAGAGAGCGTATGGAGCATTCTCAAGGTCCTTCAGCATCCCTTCAAGAGTGGAACAGGATAAGATTACAGCAACTTGTAAAGATGGTGTCCTGAAAGTTACAATGCCCAAGAAGAAAGAGGCACAGCATAAGAAGATCCCCATCAATGTTGGATAA
- a CDS encoding Hsp20/alpha crystallin family protein — protein sequence MNITLWNPLKEKSIAERIDEFLNEDFLPARLFSEMTPFSNGNWKPSVDIYEDKKHIILKVDAPGISPDRIDIKVDGKVLTISGEREFEKEKDGKDYHIIESHYGKFSRSFRLPDYADLENIKANYKKGVLRIEVKKKKGESAKTIKVSTEK from the coding sequence ATGAACATCACTTTATGGAATCCTTTAAAGGAAAAAAGCATTGCTGAAAGAATTGATGAGTTTCTGAATGAAGACTTCTTACCTGCAAGATTGTTCAGTGAGATGACACCTTTTTCGAATGGTAATTGGAAACCTTCAGTTGATATTTATGAGGATAAAAAGCATATCATACTGAAGGTTGATGCACCGGGAATCTCTCCTGATAGGATCGACATCAAGGTAGATGGAAAAGTTTTGACAATAAGTGGAGAAAGAGAGTTTGAGAAAGAAAAGGATGGGAAAGATTATCATATCATTGAATCCCACTATGGAAAATTCTCTCGCTCCTTCAGATTGCCTGACTATGCAGACTTGGAAAACATAAAAGCAAATTATAAAAAAGGTGTTCTTAGGATTGAAGTGAAGAAGAAAAAAGGCGAATCTGCAAAGACAATTAAAGTTAGCACTGAAAAATAA
- a CDS encoding nucleotide exchange factor GrpE yields the protein MVKHIPINNSEDSRDKEEKELVQLPNEKLDKETLLKKLNESEKKCEEYLDLLKRSRAEYENLKKRIDQEKEDSYNRGRIQILNLVLELKDNFDKALEHMNDNDNNNQFNEGINLISRQLDSLLEKEGVSKMETEGLRFNPEIHEAVLTERGNSENDGVIAEEIQAGYFLNGKVLRPAKVKVFVSE from the coding sequence ATGGTCAAACATATACCTATAAATAACAGTGAAGATAGTAGAGATAAGGAAGAAAAAGAATTGGTTCAGCTTCCTAATGAAAAATTGGATAAAGAGACTTTGCTCAAGAAATTGAATGAATCTGAAAAGAAATGTGAAGAATATTTAGATTTGCTTAAAAGAAGCAGAGCTGAATATGAAAATTTAAAAAAAAGAATTGATCAAGAAAAGGAAGATTCTTACAACAGAGGAAGAATTCAAATATTAAACTTGGTGTTGGAGTTGAAAGATAATTTTGATAAAGCACTTGAACATATGAATGACAATGACAATAATAATCAATTTAATGAAGGAATAAATCTTATTTCCAGACAACTCGATTCCTTACTTGAAAAGGAGGGAGTTAGTAAAATGGAAACAGAGGGATTGAGATTTAATCCTGAGATTCATGAAGCTGTATTGACTGAAAGAGGCAATTCGGAAAATGATGGAGTAATAGCTGAAGAAATACAGGCAGGATATTTTCTCAACGGGAAAGTATTGAGGCCAGCAAAGGTCAAAGTATTTGTTTCAGAGTGA